Proteins found in one Bacillus sp. BGMRC 2118 genomic segment:
- the accB gene encoding acetyl-CoA carboxylase biotin carboxyl carrier protein translates to MLKIQEIRELIKLINSSSIDEFSYEHEGSKIKLKKHKDVVTTVTPQVEQKQVVLAEQAPAASPAPTQVAAPAPSAPATEVKAPETDENLHKIVSPMVGTFYASPNPDSPVYVKAGDKVGKESVVCIVEAMKLFNEIEAEVSGQIVEVLVENGQLVEYGQPLFLVKPE, encoded by the coding sequence GTGTTAAAAATTCAAGAAATTCGTGAATTAATAAAATTAATCAATAGTTCATCCATTGATGAATTTAGTTATGAACATGAAGGCTCAAAGATTAAGTTAAAGAAACATAAGGATGTTGTGACAACTGTTACACCTCAGGTTGAACAAAAGCAAGTTGTACTTGCCGAACAGGCGCCAGCAGCAAGTCCGGCCCCAACGCAGGTAGCAGCACCGGCACCATCAGCGCCGGCAACAGAAGTGAAGGCTCCTGAAACGGATGAAAATCTACATAAAATTGTGTCTCCAATGGTTGGTACGTTTTATGCTTCACCAAATCCTGATTCTCCGGTTTATGTAAAAGCGGGAGATAAAGTAGGGAAAGAATCGGTTGTTTGCATCGTGGAAGCAATGAAGTTATTTAACGAAATTGAAGCAGAAGTTTCTGGTCAAATTGTTGAAGTTTTAGTGGAAAATGGACAACTAGTTGAGTATGGACAACCTTTATTTCTTGTAAAGCCAGAATAA
- the accC gene encoding acetyl-CoA carboxylase biotin carboxylase subunit, which produces MIKKLLIANRGEIAVRIIRACKELNIETVAVYSEADRDALHVQLADEAYCIGPTPSKDSYLNFTNIISVATLTSCDAIHPGYGFLAENADFAEICRECNIKFVGPSPEAITKMGTKDIARETMREAGVPIVPGSKGIVENVEEGIKLANEMGYPVIIKATAGGGGKGIRVAKSEEDLIKGIRTTQQEAAAAFGNPGVYIEKYIEDFRHVEIQVLADEHGNVIHLGERDCTIQRRLQKLVEETPSPALTPEIREQMGEAAVKAAQAVNYSGAGTIEFIYDHRKQTFYFMEMNTRIQVEHPVTEMVTGVDLIKEMIKVASGETLSIKQEDVVFNGWAIECRINAENPYKNFMPSAGKIEMYLPPGGFGVRVDSAAYPGYVIPPYYDSMIAKLITYAPTREEAIARMKRALSEFVIEGIHTTIPFHLQLMDHEKFIDGDFNTKFLEIYEVLK; this is translated from the coding sequence ATGATAAAGAAACTATTAATCGCAAATAGAGGAGAAATAGCTGTACGTATTATACGTGCATGTAAGGAGCTAAACATTGAAACAGTTGCTGTATATTCGGAAGCTGACCGTGATGCACTACATGTGCAGCTGGCAGACGAAGCATACTGTATTGGACCCACTCCATCGAAAGACAGTTATTTAAATTTTACCAATATCATTAGTGTTGCAACACTTACGAGCTGTGATGCAATCCACCCTGGTTATGGGTTTCTAGCTGAGAATGCCGATTTTGCAGAAATATGTAGAGAATGTAATATTAAATTCGTCGGTCCATCTCCAGAAGCTATAACTAAGATGGGTACAAAAGATATCGCAAGAGAAACGATGCGAGAAGCGGGTGTTCCAATTGTTCCCGGTTCAAAGGGAATTGTTGAGAACGTTGAAGAAGGTATTAAACTTGCAAATGAAATGGGCTATCCTGTTATAATAAAAGCAACTGCAGGTGGCGGCGGTAAAGGAATACGTGTCGCGAAAAGTGAAGAAGACCTTATAAAAGGAATTCGTACGACTCAGCAAGAGGCTGCAGCAGCATTTGGTAATCCGGGTGTGTATATTGAGAAGTACATTGAAGATTTCAGACATGTAGAAATTCAAGTACTTGCCGATGAACATGGAAATGTTATTCATTTAGGTGAGCGTGACTGTACAATTCAACGTCGCCTGCAAAAGCTTGTAGAGGAAACACCTTCTCCAGCTTTGACACCAGAAATTAGGGAACAAATGGGAGAAGCAGCTGTGAAGGCAGCTCAAGCAGTAAACTATTCAGGCGCAGGGACAATTGAATTTATTTACGACCATCGAAAGCAGACTTTTTATTTCATGGAAATGAACACTCGTATTCAAGTCGAACATCCTGTTACGGAAATGGTTACAGGAGTGGATTTAATTAAAGAAATGATTAAGGTCGCTTCAGGAGAGACACTTTCAATAAAGCAGGAAGATGTTGTGTTTAATGGTTGGGCTATTGAGTGTCGGATTAACGCTGAGAACCCATACAAAAACTTTATGCCTTCAGCAGGTAAAATTGAAATGTATTTGCCTCCGGGAGGATTTGGTGTTCGTGTTGATTCCGCCGCGTATCCAGGATACGTTATTCCGCCTTATTATGATTCCATGATTGCAAAGCTTATTACATACGCCCCTACTAGGGAAGAAGCAATTGCCAGAATGAAGCGTGCTCTAAGTGAGTTTGTAATTGAAGGAATACATACAACAATTCCTTTCCACTTACAACTAATGGATCATGAGAAATTTATCGATGGTGACTTTAATACGAAGTTTCTAGAAATATATGAGGTCTTAAAGTAG
- a CDS encoding Asp23/Gls24 family envelope stress response protein, which yields MTENRTLEMNHGHTSLGKVEIAPEVIEVIASIASSEVEGVASMRGNFASGVVERLGKKNHGKGVKVELNEEGISVDVYVVMNFGVAIPNVAKNIQDNIRLALMTMTALEVNEVNIHVVGVQFETTKVEAEIEQEY from the coding sequence ATGACTGAGAATAGAACGTTAGAAATGAATCATGGACATACAAGTCTTGGCAAGGTGGAGATTGCTCCTGAAGTCATTGAAGTAATTGCAAGTATTGCATCTAGTGAAGTAGAAGGTGTCGCTTCAATGAGAGGTAACTTTGCTTCTGGTGTTGTTGAGAGACTAGGGAAGAAGAACCATGGTAAGGGTGTAAAGGTTGAATTAAATGAAGAAGGTATTTCTGTGGATGTATATGTTGTAATGAACTTTGGCGTAGCCATCCCAAATGTTGCTAAAAACATTCAAGATAACATAAGGCTTGCATTAATGACAATGACAGCGTTAGAAGTAAATGAAGTCAATATCCATGTTGTAGGTGTGCAATTTGAAACAACGAAAGTGGAAGCAGAAATAGAGCAAGAGTATTAA
- the nusB gene encoding transcription antitermination factor NusB, translated as MKRRTAREKAIQALFQLDLNEQEPSLAIEHVLEGKESDEFLEQLVLGTTENKQEIDNILIKNLENWSLDRIGNVDRAILRLAVYEMKYEESIPQNVSINEAIELAKIFGDDESSKFINSVLSKVLDK; from the coding sequence ATGAAACGTAGAACTGCCAGAGAAAAAGCGATACAAGCTTTGTTTCAATTAGATTTAAATGAACAAGAACCTTCACTTGCTATTGAGCATGTACTAGAAGGCAAGGAATCAGATGAATTCCTTGAACAACTAGTGTTAGGAACAACTGAGAACAAGCAGGAAATTGATAACATCCTAATAAAAAATCTTGAAAATTGGTCATTAGACCGAATTGGAAATGTGGATAGAGCTATTCTTAGGTTAGCTGTATATGAAATGAAATATGAAGAGTCAATCCCACAGAATGTAAGTATTAATGAGGCAATCGAGCTAGCAAAAATCTTTGGGGACGACGAATCGAGTAAATTTATTAATAGTGTCTTATCCAAAGTATTAGACAAATAA
- a CDS encoding exodeoxyribonuclease VII large subunit, with amino-acid sequence MSKPRYLTVTALTKYIKKKFEVDPHMQDVWLKGEISNFKQHSRGHMYFTIKDESARIQAVMFQMNNRHMKFKPENGMKVLIRGEISVYEPNGNYQMYVTEMEPDGIGTLFLAYEELKKNLEQEGLFLPKYKKAIPKFPRKIGVVTSPTGAAVRDVITTIKRRFPIGKVIVIPTLVQGEYAAPSIVKSIEKANDIGDFDVLIVGRGGGSIEELWAFNEEEVARAIFNSNIPIISAVGHETDFTIADFVADLRAPTPTAAAELAVPHIEELVERVTQREARLTRAIKERVVTEKNRLSHLQRSYAFRYPKQLHQQKEQQLDRAVDSLQREAKRLLERKHHQLVTLHSTLSHFHPASQIKVQSERYERVTKQMVNVMKVKLDQKHSQFSSILSKLEALSPLKIMDRGYSLVYQKEQEKLLKSIEHVSIGEAISVQLQDGIIDCHVEGVRRKDVHE; translated from the coding sequence ATGTCAAAACCACGTTACTTAACTGTAACTGCCTTAACGAAATATATAAAAAAGAAATTTGAAGTCGACCCGCACATGCAAGATGTATGGTTAAAAGGGGAAATCTCGAATTTTAAGCAACATAGTCGTGGACATATGTATTTCACCATTAAAGATGAAAGTGCACGCATTCAGGCAGTCATGTTCCAGATGAACAATCGCCATATGAAATTCAAACCGGAGAACGGGATGAAGGTGCTTATTAGAGGTGAAATCTCGGTTTATGAGCCAAACGGGAACTATCAAATGTATGTAACAGAAATGGAGCCTGACGGAATAGGAACGTTGTTCTTAGCCTATGAAGAGCTTAAAAAAAACCTAGAACAAGAAGGATTATTCTTGCCAAAATATAAAAAGGCCATTCCAAAATTCCCTCGCAAAATCGGTGTTGTTACATCTCCAACTGGTGCGGCTGTTCGAGATGTGATTACGACCATTAAGAGAAGATTTCCAATTGGAAAAGTCATTGTGATTCCTACATTGGTTCAAGGTGAGTACGCGGCCCCATCAATTGTAAAATCCATTGAAAAAGCGAATGATATAGGTGATTTCGATGTGTTAATTGTTGGGCGTGGTGGTGGATCAATAGAGGAATTATGGGCATTTAACGAAGAAGAAGTAGCACGTGCAATCTTCAACTCAAACATTCCTATCATATCAGCTGTTGGTCATGAAACTGATTTTACCATCGCCGATTTTGTCGCTGATTTACGTGCACCAACACCAACTGCAGCTGCCGAGCTCGCGGTACCTCATATCGAAGAATTAGTAGAACGTGTAACACAAAGAGAAGCAAGGCTCACGAGAGCAATAAAGGAAAGAGTTGTGACTGAGAAAAACCGGTTAAGTCACCTGCAAAGATCTTATGCATTTCGTTATCCCAAACAACTGCATCAGCAAAAAGAGCAACAATTGGATCGGGCTGTTGACAGCTTGCAACGTGAAGCTAAGCGTTTACTAGAACGTAAACACCATCAACTTGTTACACTACATTCAACGTTAAGTCATTTTCATCCTGCTTCACAAATTAAGGTTCAATCCGAACGATATGAGCGGGTGACTAAACAAATGGTTAACGTAATGAAGGTGAAATTGGATCAGAAACACTCTCAATTTTCTTCAATTCTTTCAAAACTAGAGGCATTAAGTCCACTGAAAATTATGGATCGGGGATATAGTCTTGTCTACCAAAAAGAACAGGAGAAACTGTTGAAATCAATTGAACACGTCTCAATTGGTGAGGCCATTTCAGTTCAACTTCAAGATGGAATCATTGATTGTCATGTTGAAGGGGTCAGGAGGAAGGATGTACATGAGTAA
- a CDS encoding exodeoxyribonuclease VII small subunit, translating into MSKETKLSFEEAMDQLEQIVGKLEEGDVPLEKAIAYFQEGMSLSKLCHDKLKTIEKQMDQLLLDNGELQPFQIQEDE; encoded by the coding sequence ATGAGTAAAGAAACGAAATTGTCCTTTGAAGAGGCAATGGACCAGCTAGAACAAATTGTTGGAAAACTTGAAGAAGGAGACGTTCCATTAGAAAAGGCAATTGCCTATTTCCAAGAGGGAATGTCCCTTTCTAAACTTTGCCATGATAAGCTAAAAACAATTGAAAAGCAAATGGATCAACTTTTGCTCGATAACGGGGAACTTCAGCCTTTTCAAATACAGGAGGATGAATAG
- a CDS encoding polyprenyl synthetase family protein, with protein sequence MNYSLQAGGKRIRPLLLFATLRAFNKEPKLGLPVATAIEMIHTYSLIHDDLPSMDNDDLRRGKPTNHKVFGEALAILAGDALLTYSFQLLAELKNTTISDATKLKLIQQLAVAAGPEGMVGGQVADMEGENKSLTIHELEYIHERKTGKLLEFSIIAGALLSEATEEQLNILREFSLHLGLAFQIRDDILDIEGTVEEIGKPVGSDITNQKSTYPSVLTLDGAKEKLNYHITRGKELLHEANIQHHYLVQICDLIALRNN encoded by the coding sequence ATGAATTATTCTCTGCAAGCTGGAGGAAAAAGGATCAGACCTTTATTATTATTTGCCACCTTACGTGCATTTAATAAAGAACCAAAGCTTGGATTACCTGTTGCTACCGCTATTGAAATGATACATACTTACTCATTAATTCACGATGATTTACCTAGTATGGATAACGATGACTTGCGTAGAGGGAAACCAACAAATCATAAAGTGTTCGGAGAAGCTTTAGCGATCTTAGCGGGAGATGCTCTCTTAACCTATAGCTTCCAATTGTTAGCTGAGCTAAAAAACACCACTATATCTGATGCAACTAAGTTAAAGCTCATTCAACAGCTCGCTGTAGCAGCTGGACCTGAAGGAATGGTTGGTGGTCAGGTAGCGGATATGGAAGGGGAAAATAAATCCTTAACCATTCATGAATTAGAATATATTCATGAGCGAAAAACGGGTAAATTGCTTGAATTCTCAATAATAGCGGGTGCACTGCTTTCAGAGGCAACTGAGGAGCAGTTAAATATTCTTAGAGAGTTTTCCCTTCATTTAGGATTAGCATTCCAAATACGTGACGATATTTTAGATATAGAGGGCACTGTTGAGGAAATTGGCAAGCCTGTTGGAAGTGATATTACGAATCAAAAAAGTACGTACCCGTCTGTGTTAACTTTAGATGGGGCAAAAGAAAAGCTTAACTATCATATTACTCGAGGTAAAGAGCTGTTGCATGAAGCAAATATTCAACATCATTATTTAGTACAAATTTGTGATCTTATTGCCCTTCGAAACAACTAA
- a CDS encoding 1-deoxy-D-xylulose-5-phosphate synthase, whose product MDLTTIKDPSFLKDLTIEELEQLSEDIRSFLIDVTSKTGGHIGPNLGVVELTVALHKVFDSPKDKFLWDVGHQSYVHKILTGRTEQFETLKKYKGLSGFPKRSESDHDVWETGHSSTSLSAAMGMVIARDIKGTDEYILPIIGDGALTGGMALEALNHIGHEKKDMIVILNDNEMSIAPNVGALHNILGRLRTAGKYHWVKDELEYILRKIPAVGGKLADAAERIKDSMKYLLVSGVFFEELGYTYLGPVDGHNYEDLLENLQYAKKTKGPVLVHVLTKKGKGYHPAESDKIGTWHGPGPYKIDSGDFIKPASSPPAWSKVISETVRKIARTDQRVVAITPAMTVGSKLEGFGQEFPDRLFDVGIAEQHAVTMAAGLATQGMKPYLAIYSTFLQRGYDQVVHDVCRQNLNVFFGIDRSGLVGADGETHQGVFDISFLRHVPNLVLMMPKDENEGQHMVHTAIQYDEGPIALRYPRGNGLGVEMEEELKTIPIGTWEVLQDGTDFAILTFGTTIPMALEAAERLAQVGISVKVVNARFIKPFDEKMLIELLEKEMPILTIEESMLQGGFGSAVLEYAHDHGFHHAKIDRMGIPDVFVEHGSVNELLDEIGLTVDAAVTKIQAIHSKVQKRA is encoded by the coding sequence TTGGATCTCACAACGATAAAGGACCCATCCTTCTTAAAGGATCTCACAATAGAAGAATTAGAACAATTAAGTGAAGATATAAGAAGTTTTCTTATTGATGTTACATCAAAAACAGGTGGACATATTGGACCAAATTTGGGTGTAGTCGAACTGACAGTTGCCTTGCATAAAGTATTTGATAGTCCAAAGGATAAATTTTTATGGGATGTTGGACATCAATCCTACGTACATAAAATATTAACCGGACGTACAGAGCAATTTGAGACGTTAAAAAAGTATAAAGGATTATCTGGTTTCCCAAAACGTAGTGAGAGTGATCACGATGTGTGGGAAACAGGTCATAGCTCTACGTCATTATCTGCAGCTATGGGTATGGTCATCGCAAGAGACATCAAAGGAACAGATGAATATATTCTTCCGATTATTGGTGATGGTGCACTTACTGGGGGAATGGCCTTAGAAGCATTAAACCATATTGGACATGAAAAGAAAGATATGATCGTAATATTGAATGATAATGAAATGTCGATTGCTCCAAATGTTGGTGCACTTCATAATATTTTAGGGCGACTAAGGACAGCTGGTAAGTATCATTGGGTAAAGGATGAATTAGAATATATTCTTCGAAAAATCCCTGCAGTAGGCGGTAAGCTTGCAGATGCAGCAGAACGAATCAAAGATAGCATGAAATATCTACTCGTTTCAGGTGTATTCTTTGAAGAGTTAGGCTATACCTACCTAGGACCTGTTGACGGGCATAACTATGAGGATTTATTAGAGAATCTTCAATATGCAAAGAAAACTAAAGGTCCTGTATTAGTCCATGTACTTACGAAAAAAGGAAAAGGCTATCACCCTGCTGAATCTGACAAAATTGGTACTTGGCATGGTCCGGGACCCTATAAAATTGATTCAGGTGATTTTATTAAACCAGCAAGTAGCCCTCCTGCCTGGAGTAAGGTAATTAGTGAAACAGTACGTAAAATTGCGAGAACTGATCAGCGTGTAGTGGCGATTACTCCTGCTATGACTGTTGGGTCAAAGCTTGAAGGCTTCGGTCAAGAATTCCCTGATCGTCTATTTGATGTAGGTATTGCTGAACAGCATGCTGTGACAATGGCAGCTGGATTAGCTACTCAAGGGATGAAACCATATTTAGCCATTTACTCAACGTTTCTTCAAAGAGGATATGATCAAGTAGTTCATGATGTATGCAGACAAAATTTAAATGTATTCTTTGGAATTGACCGTTCAGGACTTGTTGGTGCAGACGGTGAAACACATCAAGGTGTTTTTGATATTTCATTTTTAAGACATGTACCAAACCTTGTACTCATGATGCCAAAGGATGAAAATGAAGGTCAGCATATGGTCCATACAGCTATTCAATATGATGAAGGACCAATCGCATTAAGATATCCTCGAGGAAACGGTCTCGGAGTTGAAATGGAAGAAGAATTAAAGACGATTCCAATTGGTACCTGGGAAGTTCTGCAGGACGGAACCGATTTTGCTATTTTAACATTTGGAACCACGATCCCTATGGCGTTAGAGGCAGCGGAAAGACTAGCTCAAGTAGGGATATCAGTAAAAGTGGTAAACGCCAGATTTATTAAGCCTTTTGATGAGAAAATGTTAATAGAGCTCTTGGAAAAAGAGATGCCGATATTGACAATTGAAGAATCGATGCTTCAAGGAGGATTTGGTAGTGCTGTATTAGAATATGCACATGACCATGGCTTCCACCATGCTAAAATTGATAGAATGGGTATTCCAGATGTTTTTGTTGAGCATGGAAGCGTGAATGAATTGTTAGATGAGATTGGTTTGACTGTGGATGCTGCTGTCACGAAAATCCAAGCTATTCATTCAAAAGTTCAAAAAAGGGCCTAA
- a CDS encoding TlyA family RNA methyltransferase: MANKKERLDVLLVERGLIETREKAKRAVMAGLVYSNQQRLDKPGEKIDRELPLEVKGKLMPYVSRGGLKLEKALKDFDLSVSDKIMIDIGSSTGGFTDCALQNGAQLSYAVDVGYNQLAWKLRQDQRVVVMERTNFRYSKPEDFVKGLPQFATIDVSFISLRIILPVLKTILVHNSDIIALVKPQFEAGKEQVGKKGIVRDPKTHKAVLDEMIQFVIREGYTVKNLTYSPITGGDGNIEFLMHLFWGNEEQGTNALIQTTEQIVKDAHGELKKQNNDQQNSEA; encoded by the coding sequence ATGGCAAATAAGAAAGAGCGGTTAGATGTATTATTAGTAGAACGAGGATTAATTGAAACAAGAGAAAAGGCAAAAAGGGCTGTTATGGCTGGATTAGTATATTCCAATCAACAAAGACTCGATAAACCTGGTGAAAAGATTGATCGAGAACTTCCTTTAGAAGTAAAAGGAAAGCTCATGCCGTATGTAAGTAGAGGCGGACTAAAGCTAGAAAAGGCACTAAAGGATTTCGATTTATCTGTTTCTGACAAAATCATGATTGATATAGGATCTTCAACAGGAGGATTTACGGACTGCGCTCTTCAAAATGGTGCTCAACTTTCCTATGCTGTTGATGTAGGATATAATCAATTAGCGTGGAAGCTAAGGCAAGATCAACGTGTAGTAGTGATGGAACGTACCAATTTTAGGTACTCGAAGCCAGAGGACTTTGTTAAAGGATTACCTCAATTTGCAACAATTGATGTTTCGTTTATTTCTCTTCGTATTATTTTACCGGTTCTTAAGACAATACTCGTTCATAATAGCGATATTATTGCTTTAGTGAAGCCTCAATTTGAGGCTGGTAAAGAACAAGTTGGGAAAAAAGGTATTGTGCGCGATCCGAAGACTCATAAAGCCGTCTTAGATGAAATGATACAATTTGTTATTCGTGAAGGATATACAGTTAAAAATTTGACATATTCTCCTATCACAGGTGGAGATGGAAATATAGAATTTTTAATGCACCTTTTCTGGGGTAATGAAGAACAAGGTACTAATGCTTTAATACAAACCACGGAACAGATAGTAAAAGATGCTCACGGTGAGTTGAAGAAACAGAATAATGATCAGCAGAATAGCGAAGCATAG
- the argR gene encoding transcriptional regulator ArgR, producing the protein MNKGQRHIKIREMITSNEIETQDELVDLLRDSGFNVTQATVSRDIKELHLVKVPMLDGRYKYSLPADQRFNPLQKLKRALMDAFVKIDAAGHMLVMKTLPGNANAIGALIDHLDWDEILGTICGDDTILIICKSPEDTEVITNRFLDML; encoded by the coding sequence GTGAATAAAGGACAAAGGCATATCAAAATTAGAGAGATGATTACATCAAATGAAATTGAGACGCAGGACGAGCTGGTGGACTTACTAAGAGACTCGGGATTTAATGTTACTCAAGCAACTGTTTCCAGAGATATTAAGGAACTTCATCTTGTGAAGGTCCCCATGCTTGATGGGAGGTACAAATACAGTCTGCCTGCTGACCAGCGTTTCAATCCTCTTCAAAAGCTAAAAAGAGCATTGATGGATGCGTTTGTTAAAATTGATGCTGCTGGACATATGCTTGTCATGAAAACTTTACCGGGAAATGCAAATGCAATTGGAGCCCTAATTGATCATCTTGATTGGGATGAGATATTAGGAACGATCTGTGGCGATGATACAATTTTAATTATTTGTAAATCACCTGAAGATACAGAAGTTATAACAAATCGCTTCTTAGATATGCTCTAA
- the recN gene encoding DNA repair protein RecN — MLAELSIRNFAIIEELTISFEKGLTVLTGETGAGKSIIIDAIGLLVGGRGSAEYVRHEMEKAEIEGLFLLDNQTHPCFQKMYQLGIEASEGMIVLRRDILKNGKSVCRVNGKLVTLGILREIGQTLIDIHGQHEHQELMNQDEHIHLLDQYAEEAIVPALLEYQRLYKDYYQLHQQLKNLTENDQQLAHRLDLLQFQLNEITSSELEPGEDERLVEEKHKITNFERIYQSVSNSYHALHGDQRGLDWVAMVMNHLEMISELDSKYKELYELVSTSFYQLEDASYSLRNTLDDLEHDPNRLNEIESRLSEITQLRRKYGTTVEEILQYSAKIEEEIDEITNRDSHVHKVRQKLESVLEDLLVEGQGISKLRKKWAAHLEEAILRELKELYMDKSAFKIMVEEKEGNANDPIVNGKHTKLHKTGIDSVEFYISPNPGEPLKPLGKIASGGELSRIMLALKSIFSKHQGVTSIIFDEVDTGVSGRVAQAIAEKIYNVSIDSQVLCISHLPQVAAMADSHLYIQKETQNDRTKTSVRTLTDEEQIKEVARMISGVEITELTKQHSKELLSLATSLKHKTT; from the coding sequence ATGCTCGCAGAATTATCAATCCGCAATTTTGCCATTATCGAAGAGCTAACCATTTCTTTTGAAAAGGGTTTAACTGTCTTGACTGGTGAAACGGGTGCCGGAAAATCAATTATTATAGATGCGATTGGTTTACTAGTTGGTGGACGAGGATCGGCAGAATACGTTCGCCATGAAATGGAGAAGGCTGAGATTGAAGGACTATTTTTATTAGATAATCAAACACATCCATGTTTTCAAAAGATGTATCAACTGGGGATAGAAGCATCAGAAGGGATGATTGTGTTACGTAGAGATATTTTAAAAAATGGGAAAAGTGTTTGCCGAGTAAATGGAAAACTCGTTACATTGGGTATATTGCGTGAAATAGGACAAACATTAATCGATATACATGGACAGCATGAGCACCAGGAACTAATGAATCAAGATGAACATATTCATCTCTTAGATCAATACGCAGAGGAAGCAATTGTACCAGCCTTACTAGAGTATCAACGACTATATAAAGACTACTACCAGTTACATCAACAATTGAAGAACTTAACAGAAAATGATCAGCAATTAGCTCACCGCCTAGATCTACTTCAATTTCAATTAAATGAAATTACTAGTAGCGAACTCGAGCCGGGAGAAGATGAGCGATTAGTTGAAGAAAAACATAAAATTACGAATTTTGAACGTATATATCAGTCAGTCAGTAATAGCTATCACGCCTTACATGGTGATCAAAGGGGACTTGATTGGGTAGCAATGGTCATGAATCACTTAGAAATGATTTCTGAGTTAGATTCCAAATATAAAGAATTATATGAGTTGGTTTCAACCAGCTTTTATCAGCTTGAAGATGCCTCATATTCATTAAGAAACACTCTTGATGATCTTGAGCACGACCCAAACCGACTCAATGAAATTGAAAGCAGGCTAAGTGAGATTACTCAACTGCGTCGTAAATATGGAACAACAGTTGAAGAAATCCTTCAATATTCTGCTAAAATTGAAGAGGAAATTGATGAAATAACGAACCGTGATTCTCATGTTCATAAAGTGCGTCAAAAATTAGAATCCGTTCTTGAGGATCTATTAGTAGAAGGACAAGGTATATCTAAGCTACGAAAGAAATGGGCTGCCCATTTGGAAGAGGCAATTTTAAGAGAACTAAAAGAATTATATATGGATAAATCAGCCTTCAAAATTATGGTCGAGGAAAAGGAAGGAAATGCTAATGACCCGATTGTGAATGGTAAACATACGAAGCTACATAAGACGGGTATCGACTCGGTTGAGTTCTATATTTCTCCTAACCCTGGTGAGCCTTTAAAACCATTAGGTAAAATTGCATCCGGAGGAGAATTATCCAGAATAATGCTCGCGTTGAAGTCGATTTTCTCTAAGCATCAGGGAGTAACCTCCATTATTTTTGATGAAGTGGATACAGGAGTTAGCGGAAGAGTGGCACAGGCAATTGCTGAGAAAATATATAATGTGTCTATTGATTCACAAGTGCTATGTATTTCTCACTTGCCACAAGTCGCTGCTATGGCAGATAGTCATTTATATATTCAAAAAGAAACGCAAAATGATCGTACAAAAACTTCTGTCAGAACATTAACAGACGAAGAACAAATAAAAGAAGTGGCAAGAATGATATCAGGAGTAGAAATTACAGAACTTACTAAACAACATTCAAAAGAGCTCTTAAGCCTAGCTACATCACTAAAACATAAAACAACTTGA